GCATAAGCCATCACCGAAGAAACACCATTGAGCGTGGATCCGAAATCATGACGCTGTAATCCCAGGCCTCGCAAAATGCTTTCTGCGTAAAAGTTCTGAGAAATTTGATTGGTGTGAAATACCAATTGCGACAAAGAAGGAGAAACCATTGAATAAAATGTCTTTCGCTCCCGCTTTTCGTACATGCCATTCACCTTTAATTTGCGGATAGTCTGCACAGTGTCCTTCACCCGAATGCCTGCACTCTTCAGGCTATTCTTCAGGGTATAGGCACAATAGAGTGGCGCGTCGGGGATGGGCGCTCTTGCCATAAAATCATTGGCTACTTCTCCCATTGCCACACGTTCAGGATTATAGGGGCCGCTGTGTACATACACATAGCTTTTGTGGATCTTCGGATTATAGAAAACCTGGTTAAGGAGGATTAACCCGGGTACATCCTGCCTTGACTTAATATAGGTTGTCTTATTCTGCACCTTTACATCAATCTCAAACCAGTTCTCACAAAAATTCAATCCACATACACCCGTCCCGTAATCATTCTGAATATCCTCCCATGCATATCCAAGCGGGATAGGATCAAATTCAAAAAGCTCTGCATCAGCAATAATCCTTCCGGTGATGCTGTCGATGCCCTGCTTTTTTATTGCGGCTACAAAAGCGGACATTACCTTATCCGAAGAACTTCCAAACACCTCTGAACCTAAGCTCGGATCTCCGGTTCCTTGTATATAGATATTTCCATTCAGGATACCACTCTCAATCTTTCCATCGTACTGAAGGCGTGTAGCGAACCGGAATCCGGAACCTAGCCTGGATAAAGCAACCCCGGTAGTAAGTACCTTCAGCACAGAGGCAGGAACCAGGGAACGGTTCGCATCATTCTCCAGGATCACTTTCCCGCTATCCGGATCAAAGAGGCAAAACCCAAACGCTCCGTAACGCATGGCCGGAGAATTCCGGATACTGTCGAGCGCATATTTCAATTGCTGAAATGCTGTACGCGGCATTTCATTCCCCGGTGTTTTTACAGCATCCCTTACCCCTTTGATGAACTTTTTTGTTGGCGTTTCCCCTTTCCGGAAAACTCCGAAAAACACCAGTAACAACAAGGTCAGGGCGGCTCCTAATGCGGCTCCTGCTACCC
Above is a genomic segment from Bacteroidia bacterium containing:
- the dacB gene encoding D-alanyl-D-alanine carboxypeptidase/D-alanyl-D-alanine-endopeptidase, yielding MLRKHFSWVAGAALGAALTLLLLVFFGVFRKGETPTKKFIKGVRDAVKTPGNEMPRTAFQQLKYALDSIRNSPAMRYGAFGFCLFDPDSGKVILENDANRSLVPASVLKVLTTGVALSRLGSGFRFATRLQYDGKIESGILNGNIYIQGTGDPSLGSEVFGSSSDKVMSAFVAAIKKQGIDSITGRIIADAELFEFDPIPLGYAWEDIQNDYGTGVCGLNFCENWFEIDVKVQNKTTYIKSRQDVPGLILLNQVFYNPKIHKSYVYVHSGPYNPERVAMGEVANDFMARAPIPDAPLYCAYTLKNSLKSAGIRVKDTVQTIRKLKVNGMYEKRERKTFYSMVSPSLSQLVFHTNQISQNFYAESILRGLGLQRHDFGSTLNGVSSVMAYAKEHKVDLGGFYMTDGSGVSRFNGITCKQLTLMLNAYTRDTAMFGVFYNSLPTAGETGTLRRIGEGTSADGKIRAKSGYMTRVRSYAGYVTTKSGRRLSFSMISNNHQLDAIGIRNVMERLMILMAELE